The proteins below are encoded in one region of bacterium:
- a CDS encoding NAD(P)/FAD-dependent oxidoreductase has translation MKQIVIIGAGIGGLTAGNLLAKKGHKVTIFEKHAAPGGYTAGFWRDGFYFESGTLSFESSAAVFKIMKEIGVFDKIRFIRQVTTIRTHAMDAVCRNFRDVKQAVYAAYPRDEKKLDKYFGDIDMMMGTLMAVMGPNSLLGYLAYPVNVARFLYLYFKYKNETVTDFTARYFDPGSDLNRFFNSLGYPDMSAAIVPAAYMSFFDDYWTVQNGMQSWADALADNFRQQNGELLVNSPVDKILIENNRAVGVIAKGRRYPADFVISSCDYKKTFLNLLDDPAALPPDYRDRIAGTAVSEGIFVVYLGLRLGNEELRRHMKSAHVHLHDASAGADIRDSDDLEYFSKTSLLLYSPSLHSARLAPEGKSSLMLQTMAPFHWLNNWGGGDKKQYEDLKQQAKKAMIKKAQKVIPDLPRYIEVEDAATPLTFERYTGNTDGATSAWSWNPKNKFYGDFISVNINTPFKNLLIGSCWSCQIGGVPSAITAAVKCAKKIG, from the coding sequence ATGAAGCAGATCGTCATCATCGGCGCCGGCATCGGCGGGCTCACCGCCGGCAACCTGCTCGCCAAGAAGGGACACAAGGTCACCATCTTCGAAAAACACGCGGCGCCGGGCGGTTATACCGCCGGTTTCTGGCGCGATGGGTTCTATTTCGAAAGCGGAACGCTGTCGTTCGAATCATCAGCCGCGGTTTTCAAAATCATGAAAGAGATCGGCGTCTTTGATAAAATCAGATTCATTCGACAGGTGACCACTATCAGAACGCATGCCATGGATGCGGTTTGCCGCAATTTCAGAGATGTTAAACAAGCCGTGTACGCGGCGTATCCAAGGGACGAAAAAAAGCTCGACAAATATTTCGGTGACATCGACATGATGATGGGTACCCTGATGGCGGTCATGGGACCAAATTCCCTCCTTGGCTATCTTGCTTATCCCGTGAACGTCGCGAGGTTCCTGTACCTTTACTTCAAATATAAGAATGAAACCGTCACCGACTTCACCGCCCGTTATTTTGACCCCGGCAGCGACCTGAACCGGTTCTTCAATAGCCTGGGTTATCCCGATATGTCAGCCGCCATCGTTCCCGCCGCTTATATGTCCTTTTTTGACGACTACTGGACAGTGCAGAACGGCATGCAGTCCTGGGCGGATGCGCTGGCTGATAATTTCAGGCAACAGAACGGTGAACTGCTCGTAAATTCGCCGGTTGATAAAATTCTGATTGAGAACAATCGGGCGGTTGGGGTCATTGCCAAGGGCAGGCGATATCCTGCTGATTTTGTCATATCCTCATGCGATTATAAAAAAACATTTCTCAACCTCCTTGACGATCCCGCGGCGCTGCCCCCGGATTACCGCGACCGGATCGCGGGGACCGCGGTATCCGAAGGCATATTCGTGGTTTATCTCGGGCTTAGGCTGGGCAACGAAGAACTCAGGCGCCATATGAAATCTGCCCACGTTCACCTGCATGACGCCAGTGCCGGTGCGGATATCCGCGATTCCGACGACCTGGAATATTTCAGTAAAACCTCGCTACTGCTTTACTCACCTTCCCTGCACAGTGCCCGGCTCGCCCCGGAAGGAAAATCGTCGCTCATGCTCCAGACCATGGCGCCTTTCCACTGGCTCAATAACTGGGGCGGCGGCGACAAAAAGCAGTATGAAGATCTAAAACAACAAGCGAAGAAAGCAATGATCAAAAAAGCGCAAAAAGTCATCCCGGACCTGCCGCGGTATATCGAAGTCGAAGATGCGGCCACGCCGCTGACCTTTGAGCGTTATACCGGGAATACGGATGGCGCGACCTCGGCCTGGAGCTGGAACCCGAAGAATAAGTTCTATGGCGATTTCATAAGCGTCAATATCAACACGCCGTTCAAAAACCTGCTGATCGGTTCCTGCTGGTCATGCCAGATCGGCGGGGTGCCCAGCGCGATCACCGCGGCCGTCAAGTGCGCCAAAAAGATCGGGTAA
- a CDS encoding helicase C-terminal domain-containing protein, which yields MKDRLHLSVRNLVEYSLRSGDLDLTTFGTLPGVDAVYLHNKIQRSRGAESQYEVPVRHDIERDNYVLMISGRIDSLSVTNGAVVIEEVKTTARDLRRLEETDNPFHWGQVKCYAYIYALQHNLMTITIQLTYYSTETREIRELRRTAGVNDLKVFFESLVLNYTAWADRTSAWIDTRDASIQALRFPFAGFRPGQETMIDRVAETVSANGQLLIHAPTGIGKTVAVMLPALQALAAGSIARVFYLTARTTGRAAAESTLDVLRQQGLRLKSLSLVAKEKVCFNPDKVCNGAECAYARGFYDRLKSAAGDALESDALTREHVLTLAKKHDLCPFEFALELSLWVDILICDYNYVFDPRVYLRRFFAEGQDDCIFLVDEAHNLVDRGREMFSSELSKGSVLAVKRALHGQLPAVTRSLTRINTWLRSVKKRCVEQQGAFAEKDKPEKLCALLGDFTDRSEQWLVLNQPAIFRQEFIEFYFEAKAFLKIAQRYDETYATCFSAPGRDVSVKLLCVDPARHLAEGLQRGLSAIFFSGTLTPTEYFVTSFGCHDDAESLVLPSPFPAEQLCVLIASRISALYKHRDWTKHQVVAAISAMIEQKKGNYLVFFPSYQYMHMVHTIFAQEHASIKTLVQLPNMTEHERERFITQFSHEPVDHLIGFAVMGGVFSESIDLMGDRLAGAAIIGVGMPQLSLEREIIKEYYDQKDSSGFAFAYQVPGMVRVLQAAGRVIRSETDQGVVLLIDTRYAGEPYRSMMPDEWQPKSVSSVADIEMIIKGFWHQ from the coding sequence TTGAAAGACAGACTGCATCTATCGGTACGAAACCTCGTGGAATACTCCCTCCGTTCCGGCGACCTTGATCTGACCACTTTCGGGACATTGCCCGGTGTAGATGCGGTCTACCTGCATAATAAGATCCAACGGTCGCGGGGCGCTGAATCCCAGTATGAAGTTCCGGTGCGGCACGATATTGAACGCGATAACTACGTGCTGATGATATCCGGGCGGATCGACAGCCTTTCCGTGACAAATGGCGCGGTCGTCATTGAGGAAGTTAAAACAACAGCCAGAGATCTGCGCAGGCTGGAAGAAACTGATAACCCATTTCACTGGGGACAGGTCAAATGCTACGCCTATATTTACGCCTTGCAGCATAATCTGATGACGATAACGATCCAGCTGACATATTACAGCACCGAAACACGGGAGATCAGGGAATTAAGGCGAACGGCCGGCGTCAATGACCTTAAGGTCTTTTTTGAATCCCTGGTGCTAAATTACACCGCATGGGCGGACCGGACGTCAGCCTGGATCGATACGCGCGACGCATCGATCCAGGCTTTGCGTTTTCCATTTGCCGGTTTTCGCCCGGGCCAGGAAACGATGATCGATAGGGTGGCTGAGACGGTCAGTGCGAACGGACAGCTTCTTATCCACGCGCCGACCGGCATCGGGAAGACAGTGGCAGTAATGCTCCCTGCTTTACAGGCATTGGCAGCGGGCTCGATAGCCCGCGTTTTTTACCTGACGGCAAGGACCACGGGTCGGGCAGCCGCAGAATCCACACTCGACGTCCTGCGGCAGCAGGGATTGCGGCTAAAATCCTTGAGCTTGGTGGCAAAGGAGAAGGTATGTTTCAACCCGGACAAAGTATGCAATGGCGCGGAATGTGCTTATGCGCGCGGATTTTATGATCGTTTGAAGAGTGCAGCGGGCGATGCGCTTGAAAGTGATGCGTTGACGCGCGAACACGTATTGACCCTGGCAAAAAAACATGATCTCTGCCCTTTCGAATTTGCCCTGGAACTTTCCTTATGGGTCGATATTCTAATCTGCGATTATAACTACGTGTTCGATCCGCGCGTTTATTTGCGCCGTTTCTTTGCGGAGGGTCAGGACGACTGCATATTCCTGGTTGACGAAGCGCATAATCTGGTCGATCGTGGTCGGGAGATGTTTTCTTCCGAACTCAGTAAAGGATCGGTGCTTGCGGTCAAAAGGGCGCTGCACGGCCAGCTGCCAGCCGTGACGCGTTCTTTGACCAGGATCAACACCTGGTTGCGGTCGGTAAAAAAACGGTGCGTGGAGCAGCAGGGTGCTTTTGCGGAGAAGGACAAACCGGAAAAACTATGCGCGCTGCTCGGCGATTTTACGGATCGCTCGGAGCAATGGCTGGTATTGAATCAGCCGGCGATATTCAGACAGGAATTTATTGAGTTCTATTTTGAAGCGAAGGCATTTCTAAAGATCGCGCAACGATACGATGAAACATACGCCACATGCTTTTCTGCGCCAGGAAGAGATGTCAGCGTGAAGCTTCTGTGCGTTGATCCGGCGCGGCACCTCGCTGAAGGATTACAACGCGGCCTGAGCGCAATATTCTTTTCCGGTACTCTTACCCCGACCGAATATTTCGTGACATCCTTCGGTTGCCATGATGACGCTGAGTCCCTGGTTCTGCCGTCGCCGTTCCCCGCAGAACAGCTGTGCGTGCTGATAGCGAGCCGCATATCGGCATTATACAAACACCGTGACTGGACCAAGCACCAGGTCGTAGCCGCGATCAGCGCCATGATCGAGCAAAAAAAAGGCAACTATCTTGTCTTTTTCCCTTCGTATCAATACATGCACATGGTGCACACGATATTCGCGCAGGAACATGCGTCAATAAAGACCCTGGTGCAGTTACCGAACATGACCGAGCATGAGCGCGAACGCTTTATAACGCAATTCAGCCATGAACCGGTCGATCACCTGATCGGTTTTGCGGTTATGGGCGGTGTTTTCAGCGAATCCATCGACCTGATGGGTGATCGTCTTGCCGGCGCCGCCATTATCGGCGTCGGCATGCCCCAGCTGTCGCTTGAGCGCGAGATCATCAAGGAATATTATGATCAAAAGGACAGTTCCGGGTTTGCCTTTGCATATCAGGTCCCCGGCATGGTCCGCGTGCTGCAGGCAGCGGGAAGGGTGATACGCTCAGAAACGGATCAGGGCGTGGTTTTGCTGATTGACACCCGGTATGCCGGGGAACCGTACCGGTCAATGATGCCGGACGAGTGGCAGCCGAAAAGCGTAAGCAGCGTCGCTGATATTGAAATGATAATAAAAGGTTTCTGGCACCAGTAG
- a CDS encoding nucleotide excision repair endonuclease, with protein sequence MALSRKQLKFFLPVIDNKILRDLPDRPGVYRMINAGGIVIYVGKAVSLRQRVRSYFTRGDRHADHIFRMASKVKRIDYTVTGSVLEAAVLEADEIKKLSPAYNIALRDKNKQMWYASSDLAEYRPEPGNKCTIGPVTTPVVFKVLTIVKNLITGMKARPAEDIEFLLRMIPARYAEYSANFEIAWSEFCDQYLTALRGPGSYGERIVLLGKELWLRDRLAASVSGGKDGDENENQNEDTPAKICGNKQPVLTTPAVIRKAVESRIVYSTWEIRRLRWYSLLAESSLAWTERVNRKYKRRVIVVEKGIVTQGDDLAADRTIPVPPGHWRKRAERQRSLDRSAIDRMKVLTSEMKRIITSRRWICLRLSPKVIMDRDRIARTLKWI encoded by the coding sequence ATGGCGCTATCGCGTAAACAACTCAAATTTTTCCTGCCCGTGATCGATAATAAGATCCTGCGTGACCTGCCTGACAGGCCGGGCGTCTACCGGATGATAAATGCGGGCGGCATCGTGATTTACGTGGGCAAGGCAGTGTCCCTAAGGCAGAGGGTCCGCAGCTATTTTACAAGAGGGGACAGGCACGCGGACCACATTTTCAGAATGGCATCCAAGGTTAAAAGAATAGATTATACGGTCACGGGTTCGGTCCTTGAGGCCGCGGTGCTTGAAGCTGACGAAATCAAAAAGCTGTCGCCTGCTTATAATATCGCGCTGCGGGACAAGAATAAGCAAATGTGGTACGCTTCCAGCGATCTCGCTGAGTACCGCCCCGAACCAGGCAATAAGTGCACGATCGGACCGGTCACAACACCAGTCGTGTTCAAAGTGCTGACGATCGTAAAGAACCTGATCACCGGCATGAAAGCGCGCCCGGCGGAGGATATCGAATTTCTGCTGCGTATGATCCCGGCAAGGTATGCTGAATATTCCGCGAATTTTGAAATAGCCTGGAGCGAGTTCTGCGATCAATACCTGACCGCGCTGCGCGGTCCCGGTTCCTATGGAGAGCGGATCGTCTTGTTGGGCAAAGAGCTATGGCTGCGTGACCGCCTTGCCGCATCTGTTTCCGGGGGAAAAGATGGCGATGAAAATGAAAATCAAAATGAAGACACGCCGGCGAAAATATGCGGCAATAAACAGCCGGTTTTGACTACTCCGGCGGTCATCCGAAAGGCGGTCGAATCGAGGATCGTTTACAGTACCTGGGAGATAAGGAGACTGCGCTGGTATTCGCTGCTTGCCGAATCGTCGCTGGCGTGGACCGAGCGGGTCAACAGGAAATACAAGCGCCGGGTGATCGTGGTCGAGAAAGGAATAGTGACGCAGGGCGACGATCTGGCGGCCGATCGCACGATCCCCGTGCCTCCCGGTCACTGGCGAAAACGCGCGGAAAGGCAGAGAAGTCTGGACCGCTCTGCGATCGACCGAATGAAGGTCCTGACATCGGAGATGAAACGCATCATCACAAGCAGGCGCTGGATCTGCCTGCGTCTTTCGCCCAAAGTTATCATGGATCGCGACCGGATCGCCAGAACGCTGAAGTGGATATGA
- the kdpA gene encoding potassium-transporting ATPase subunit KdpA, whose product MIFGTAVVVGGIAVAKYMARVLLDRPDTQDNNRWFFSWFVRIEKGVYRIAGIDASQEMDWKTYALALLVFNGLGLVFLFFLQLVQGMLPLNPGHLGAVRWDTALNTAISFVTNTNWQSYRGETTMSYLTQMLGLTVQNFLSAATGIAALLALGRGFIRKNTKFVGNFWVDLTRVVLYVLVPFSIVMSVLLASQGVVQTLGSPVIAETIEGVKQTIAVGPAASQVAIKQLGSNGGGFFNANSAHPLENPNLISNFFETFAILWLPVACVFLFGYMVKDQKQGQAIFTLMAVMFAVGLAIVLLAEYQGNPFLGHSGVSHGSSMEGKEMRFGTLHSVLWGMATTVTSNGSVNCMHDSANPLTGLVYMFNMGIGEVIFGGVGVGLIGMIFYIFLSMFIAGLMIGRTPEYLGKKLGPFEMVMAAIATLGSMIVLLVITGIALMTRAGLAGLYNTGSHGLSEILYAASSVCGNNGSAFAGLSANTPFYNILLGFGMLICRFTTILPALAVAGSLANKKTVPVTPATFPTTGLLFIVMVIAVIVIVGALTFFPFYSIGPVLEHFLMYH is encoded by the coding sequence TTGATATTTGGTACCGCGGTAGTCGTCGGGGGGATTGCGGTCGCCAAATACATGGCACGCGTTTTGCTTGACCGGCCTGATACCCAGGATAACAATAGATGGTTTTTCTCATGGTTTGTCCGGATTGAGAAAGGCGTTTACCGGATCGCCGGGATCGATGCTTCGCAGGAAATGGATTGGAAAACTTACGCTCTGGCGTTGTTGGTCTTTAACGGCCTGGGTCTGGTCTTTCTGTTTTTTCTGCAGCTTGTGCAGGGAATGTTGCCATTAAACCCCGGGCATCTTGGTGCGGTTCGCTGGGACACCGCGCTGAATACAGCCATTTCATTTGTGACCAATACAAACTGGCAATCTTATCGCGGCGAGACGACTATGAGCTATCTCACCCAGATGCTGGGACTGACTGTACAGAATTTTTTATCGGCGGCTACGGGCATTGCCGCGTTATTGGCTCTGGGCCGGGGATTTATTCGCAAAAATACCAAGTTTGTCGGGAATTTCTGGGTCGATCTAACAAGGGTTGTGCTTTATGTACTCGTTCCTTTTTCTATCGTAATGTCCGTATTATTGGCGTCGCAGGGGGTTGTGCAGACGCTTGGTTCGCCGGTAATCGCGGAAACGATCGAAGGCGTCAAGCAGACGATCGCGGTCGGTCCGGCCGCTTCACAGGTCGCGATCAAACAGCTGGGTTCAAACGGCGGCGGATTTTTCAACGCAAATTCAGCGCATCCCCTTGAGAACCCAAATCTGATTTCGAATTTCTTCGAGACTTTTGCCATCCTGTGGCTGCCGGTCGCATGTGTTTTTCTTTTTGGTTATATGGTAAAAGACCAAAAGCAAGGGCAAGCGATTTTTACCTTGATGGCTGTGATGTTCGCCGTCGGCCTGGCCATCGTCCTGCTGGCAGAGTATCAGGGAAATCCGTTTCTGGGGCATTCAGGCGTTAGTCATGGGTCTAGCATGGAAGGCAAAGAGATGCGGTTTGGAACGTTGCATTCGGTGCTCTGGGGCATGGCTACGACGGTGACGTCCAACGGCTCGGTCAACTGCATGCATGACAGCGCGAATCCATTGACAGGGCTTGTCTATATGTTCAATATGGGGATCGGGGAGGTGATATTTGGCGGCGTGGGCGTGGGTCTTATCGGTATGATCTTTTATATCTTTTTGTCCATGTTCATTGCCGGATTGATGATCGGGCGGACGCCCGAATACCTGGGCAAGAAACTCGGACCCTTTGAAATGGTAATGGCTGCCATTGCGACGCTCGGATCGATGATCGTGCTGTTGGTGATCACCGGGATCGCGCTGATGACGCGCGCCGGTTTAGCAGGTTTGTACAATACCGGCAGTCATGGTTTGTCCGAGATCCTTTACGCCGCCTCATCAGTCTGCGGAAACAACGGTTCGGCGTTCGCCGGTTTGAGCGCCAATACCCCTTTTTATAATATTCTTCTTGGTTTCGGCATGCTGATCTGCCGGTTCACCACGATCCTTCCCGCGCTCGCCGTGGCCGGATCACTGGCCAATAAGAAGACCGTTCCGGTCACGCCGGCGACATTTCCCACCACCGGTTTACTGTTCATAGTCATGGTCATAGCCGTTATTGTGATCGTCGGGGCTTTGACCTTTTTCCCTTTTTATTCGATCGGACCTGTGCTTGAACACTTTCTGATGTATCATTGA
- the kdpB gene encoding potassium-transporting ATPase subunit KdpB produces MNQSIWHPNYVKQAVRASLINLNPVRMWKNPVMFVVEIGALITTYFMVQNGIMGKWFGFELQISLWLWLTIVFANFAGALAEIHGKARAHSLRQSRVKLDAKKLVNGKQTIEVVSALDLRKGDIILVNEDETIPGDGDIIEGTALVDESAITGESAPVIREAGGDRCGVTGGTKILSGTVKVRITTDPGDTFLDHMIAMVESAKRQKTPNEIALEILLIVLTVLFITVVVVLPVFARYMGVAVSVVVLVSLLVCLMPTTIGGLLPAIGIAGMNRLIQHNVIALSGRAVEAAGDVNVMLLDKTGTITLGNRMASEFIPAVGLEKTTFIESALLSSLADETPEGRSILVLAKRELQVSGRDIRAPQNSRFVPFTPQSRMSGVDIGKREIRKGSADAIEAFVQLHGGSVPDVIQQLTDDIGTDGDTPLVVAENGRVLGIIRLKDVVKEGIAQRIQHLRKMGITSIMITGDNLYTALSIGAESGMDDVISEAKPETKLKAIRQYQEEGYLVAMIGDGTNDAPALAQADVGVAMNAGTQAAREAANMVDLDSSPTKLLDIVEIGKEILITRGALTTFSIANDVAKYFAIIPALFAAAYPVLGVLNIMQLATPRSAVLSAVIFNALIIPMLIPLALRGVKYRVKSISELLTRNILIYGLGGLVLPFIGIKIIDLMLTFLHLV; encoded by the coding sequence ATGAACCAGTCGATATGGCATCCGAATTATGTCAAACAGGCTGTTAGGGCGTCGTTAATAAACCTGAATCCGGTAAGGATGTGGAAAAATCCGGTGATGTTCGTGGTTGAGATAGGGGCTCTCATAACGACATATTTCATGGTCCAGAACGGGATTATGGGAAAATGGTTCGGATTCGAACTGCAAATAAGCCTATGGTTGTGGTTGACTATTGTTTTTGCCAATTTCGCCGGAGCGCTGGCTGAAATCCATGGCAAAGCCCGGGCGCATTCATTGCGCCAGTCGCGGGTCAAGCTGGACGCGAAGAAACTGGTGAATGGGAAACAAACGATCGAGGTCGTTTCCGCGCTTGACCTGCGTAAAGGAGACATTATCCTGGTCAATGAGGATGAGACAATCCCCGGTGACGGCGATATCATCGAGGGGACGGCCCTGGTCGACGAGTCGGCGATAACGGGTGAATCTGCGCCGGTGATACGCGAAGCCGGCGGTGACCGGTGTGGCGTCACCGGCGGCACAAAAATCCTTTCCGGCACGGTCAAAGTGCGCATTACGACCGATCCCGGGGATACTTTCCTGGACCACATGATCGCGATGGTTGAAAGCGCCAAGCGCCAAAAAACGCCCAATGAGATCGCGCTGGAGATCCTGCTGATCGTTTTGACGGTTCTGTTTATTACCGTGGTCGTAGTGCTTCCGGTGTTCGCGCGGTATATGGGCGTAGCTGTTTCAGTTGTCGTTCTTGTTTCGCTTCTCGTATGCCTGATGCCGACTACGATCGGCGGGTTACTGCCGGCGATCGGCATTGCCGGAATGAACCGGTTGATCCAGCACAATGTCATCGCTTTGAGCGGACGGGCGGTCGAGGCCGCTGGTGACGTGAATGTCATGCTTCTTGATAAAACCGGCACCATCACCCTGGGCAACCGGATGGCGAGCGAGTTCATACCGGCGGTTGGTTTGGAAAAAACTACCTTTATTGAATCGGCTTTGCTGTCTTCGCTGGCGGATGAGACGCCTGAGGGCAGGAGCATACTCGTACTGGCAAAAAGGGAATTACAGGTCAGCGGCCGTGATATCCGGGCTCCCCAGAACTCGCGGTTTGTGCCGTTCACGCCTCAATCCCGGATGAGTGGTGTCGACATCGGCAAACGTGAGATCAGGAAAGGTTCAGCCGACGCCATCGAAGCGTTTGTACAATTGCATGGCGGTTCGGTGCCGGACGTGATACAACAACTCACCGATGATATCGGAACCGATGGCGATACGCCGCTCGTGGTCGCTGAAAACGGCCGCGTGCTGGGTATAATACGACTGAAGGATGTGGTCAAAGAAGGGATTGCCCAGAGGATCCAGCATTTGCGGAAAATGGGTATCACCTCGATCATGATCACCGGCGACAACCTGTATACGGCATTATCGATTGGCGCAGAATCTGGAATGGATGATGTCATTTCCGAAGCGAAGCCGGAGACGAAACTCAAGGCGATCCGTCAATACCAGGAGGAAGGCTACCTTGTCGCCATGATCGGAGATGGCACCAATGATGCGCCGGCGCTGGCACAGGCCGACGTGGGCGTAGCCATGAATGCCGGCACGCAAGCCGCCCGCGAAGCCGCGAACATGGTCGACCTCGACTCCTCGCCGACAAAACTACTGGATATCGTTGAGATCGGGAAAGAGATCCTGATAACGCGGGGCGCATTGACCACCTTCAGCATCGCCAATGACGTGGCCAAGTATTTCGCGATCATTCCGGCCTTATTCGCCGCCGCGTATCCGGTACTGGGCGTGCTGAACATCATGCAGCTGGCAACCCCCAGAAGCGCCGTTCTGTCGGCGGTCATTTTTAATGCCCTGATCATTCCGATGCTGATCCCTCTGGCATTGCGCGGCGTAAAATACCGCGTCAAGTCGATATCTGAACTGCTGACGCGGAATATTTTGATCTATGGCCTGGGCGGGCTGGTCCTGCCGTTTATCGGTATCAAGATCATTGACCTGATGCTGACTTTCCTGCATCTGGTATAA
- the kdpC gene encoding potassium-transporting ATPase subunit KdpC, with translation MKTLKAALILFALMSAVLGLVYPLMITGIAQAVFHFRANGSLIIKKGRIIGSELIGQKFLSQRYFRGRPSACDYDGGSSSGSNLGPTSEKWLELVNVRIQEDAHFKILSSLRSIPPDLVTASASGLDPHISIEAAMTQIPRIAQARSLDETLIRSLVIENAEKPFFGPHCVNVLKLNLALDDYEMTNKRKQP, from the coding sequence ATGAAAACACTAAAAGCGGCACTAATTTTGTTCGCGTTAATGTCCGCGGTTCTCGGATTGGTGTATCCTCTGATGATCACGGGTATTGCGCAGGCGGTTTTTCACTTCCGGGCTAATGGCAGCTTGATAATCAAAAAAGGTAGAATCATCGGCTCGGAACTGATCGGTCAGAAATTCTTAAGCCAGCGGTATTTCCGGGGACGTCCATCGGCTTGCGATTACGATGGCGGTTCAAGCAGCGGGTCGAATTTAGGTCCGACTTCGGAAAAATGGCTAGAACTTGTGAACGTGAGAATCCAGGAGGATGCGCACTTCAAAATACTTTCATCACTTCGATCGATCCCGCCGGATCTGGTAACCGCTTCGGCAAGCGGCCTGGATCCGCACATCAGCATTGAAGCGGCCATGACCCAGATCCCCCGGATAGCACAGGCGCGGAGTCTTGATGAGACCTTGATCCGGTCGTTAGTTATAGAAAATGCAGAAAAACCTTTTTTCGGACCGCATTGCGTTAATGTGCTCAAATTGAATTTAGCATTGGATGATTATGAAATGACAAATAAAAGGAAGCAGCCATGA